In Mixophyes fleayi isolate aMixFle1 chromosome 4, aMixFle1.hap1, whole genome shotgun sequence, the following proteins share a genomic window:
- the LOC142150407 gene encoding olfactory receptor 11L1-like — MLPRQNQSMANEFFIMGFQSLHSTRMLLFTSLLVIYMVTIAGNLLIIMLVSSTHHLYSPMYFFLSQLSLSDIALTTTITPSTLNIILKEGVTVSLAACIIQLYTFSASLITECLLLTVMSYDRYVAICKPMHYSNTMNFSFCLQLATLCWALGFALTFIVAMLISNLYFCGPSVINHFFCDYAPLVQLSCSDTYILETVVLIIATPETIIETVFILSTYAYIGLAIRRISSTTGRQKAFSTCSSHLAVVCICFGSIIATYVSPSGKQPLDMNKILSLLYTVVTPLLNPVIYSLKSQEIRTTISKRMYRLRHILN, encoded by the coding sequence ATGCTTCCAAGACAAAACCAATCAATGGCCAATGAGTTCTTCATAATGGGGTTCCAGAGTCTACACAGCACCAGGATGCTACTCTTTACTTCCCTCCTTGTCATCTATATGGTGACCATAGCTGGAAACCTTCTGATCATAATGTTGGTGTCATCCACACATCACCTTTATTCTCCGATGTACTTTTTTCTCAGCCAGTTGTCCCTTTCTGATATCGCCCTTACCACAACCATTACCCCAAGCACACTTAACATCATTTTAAAAGAAGGTGTCACTGTTTCATTGGCTGCTTGTATTATACAACTTTATACATTTTCAGCATCTTTGATTACAGAATGTCTTCTTCTAACTGTGATGTCATATGACAGATACGTGGCCATCTGTAAGCCAATGCATTATTCTAACACAATGAATTTCTCATTTTGTCTTCAGCTAGCTACGCTGTGCTGGGCCCTAGGATTTGCTCTAACCTTTATAGTTGCCATGTTGATCTCCAATCTCTATTTCTGTGGCCCCAGTGTGATTAACCACTTCTTCTGTGACTATGCTCCCCTTGTACAACTTTCATGCTCCGACACATACATTTTGGAAACGGTTGTACTTATTATAGCCACTCCTGAAACTATCATTGAGACGGTGTTTATCCTTTCAACGTATGCTTATATAGGTCTTGCTATACGTAGAATATCTTCTACCACTGGGAGACAGAAAGCCTTCTCCACTTGTAGCTCTCACCTTGCCGTGGTGTGCATctgttttgggtctataattgccACCTATGTTTCTCCATCTGGAAAACAACCATTAGACATGAACAAGATCCTATCACTATTGTACACTGTGGTAACTCCTTTATTAAACCCAGTTATTTACAGCTTGAAAAGCCAAGAAATCAGGACTACCATTAGTAAAAGAATGTATAGACTGAGGCATATACTAAATTAA